The genome window GGTGAATCATGGCGGGGCAATCGCTCAGGGTGGATCATGTTGTAGGCCACGTGCATGTGGAGGTTGTTCGTATTCTTGTGAACGCCGCAATGGCGCTGGTGCTCGGATAACCCAATGGTCTTGGCGAATTCTTCCTCGATGGCAATGAACATCTCTGGGTCAGCCGTGCCTCATCCTCTGGTCGAAAGCTCACGATGAGGTGGTATGTCTTCTCCTTGCTGGTTCGTGTGTTCATGGCCTGGGTGTCGACCGCCTCCTGGATGCCCAGGGCGTAATCGTCACCGGCCAGACATCCAGTGCACCAGCGCAGTAAGGATTTTCTCGCCTGGATGGTCTGCTGCGGCGATATAGCGGGCCAAGCGCCGGTAGTCGTCATTCTCCGGCTTCTGGAGGACACGTCGACTGATCATGTTTTACGCCATGTAATCAGATACGGGCGATGGCAGCCTTAAGCTCTTGTTGCCGAGCCTCAATTTGCTTGAGCATACGCCGCACCTCTGTGTGCAATTCCTGAATCGGAGTGTCCTTTTCTGACAGACACAGTTTGAAGAGGCCACCAAGCCTTCCAAGGTCGGCATTGACCTTGAGCAATTCGCGCCTGGCGTGTTGCTTCTCCAGGCTCGGTGTCGGCTGCCCGAGGCAAACACGCTTGATGTAGGTGGACCGGGATAGACCCGCCCGCTCGGCGCTGGTGGAGATCAGCGAGTGCTCCTCCGTGTTGACGTAGCACCAAAGCGCCAGCTTCTTGGTCGGCATGATCGATCTCTCCGATTAGCGTTGAGCCGAAGGCGAATAAGCAATTCTGCCCCGCAGGGCAGGCGTGAGGTACTAGTACCTCACCTGTCCTGCCTTCAGACCCCTTTGTTCCTTATTCCATCGTTTTGTATTTTACGAGAGCAGCCAGACTGATTTGAACAACATTGAGAATATTTCAATTCACAACAACATAAAACAATATGGACCAGCAAACATGTCATTTCAAGCAATATGATTCACACATCGGACTAACTTTCAGCAATAGCGTTCAATACAATGGCATGAATGTTCAATTTGTCTGATTTTGAAGGTGCGTACGACGAATATTGAGGTCAACGTGGAGGGAATGTGGGCAGACTCCGTGCGAAGTTCGATTTTGTTTGGATTTCCAAGCCCATCCTAAGGTTTCAGGCGGTCCTGCTGAGGGGGGAGGATGAAAACGAAAAAGCTCCCGATGCCGAAGGGGCTGCTGATCACTCTTCTTGTATTCTTGCCTCTTGGGATTTATGAGCGACACCTACAGGCCAACCATGCGACACTTATTTGGACAAACGAAAGCGCAAAACGAAGTAGACGCTATACGAAGTATGCCCAAGGCGGTTTCAGCTTGGCCCTTGGCGCTTCTGAGTAGGTATTTAGGGTGAAAAGTCGGAAGGAGAAGACAAGTCTAGACTGCGAGCCCTTACGGCTTGCAACGCTTCAAACAACGATGCCTTGCTACTGTTCTTGGCCTGGACTGTATTCCGGTGGATAGCCCAAAGCTTCGTTCGTTCGCCGTTGGGCTTCCCGAGCGTCCAGGCCAGTTCGGACATTGCCTGTCCAGGTGGAGTTCCACAGGGCGGCACGCTGCGCCCTGGATTTCCCATCCTGGTAGCGTTTGAACATGGGCTTTGCGCCGGACACAACGCGCCTCATGAAGTCTGCCAGCTTGCGATTGGCCTTTTGAGCCTTGCGGCGAAGCGCCTCCGATGCTCTGGCCCGTTCACGCCGTAGCATCGGTCCAAGGCCAAGCCATTCGAAGAAAGCTGAAGTTACGACGCGAATGGCCCTGCATCCGAAATATTTCCCTTCGTCGCTTCTGCTTCTTGGCTGGCTCACCTGCATGAACCCAGCCTGCTTCAACTGCCCAATGGCACGCTCGCACCGGCGTTTACCGAGACCCGAGCCTCTGACGATGGTCTTCATGTCGATGTCGATGAAACCGTTGGCCAGCGTCGGTACGCCAAGGGCCAGGGATGCCAGCTCAAGGTGCGACAGAAGTGTTTCCAAAACGACAAGACACGCCTCGCGGCGCTCACTTCGCGTCTTTCGATTAGCCGGGGCCAATAGCGTTGGACATTTCTTTGGGTGGTCATACCATGCCTTGGCCTGTTCAGCGGCCAGGGACAGGATGCGCGGCAGGCCGCCCTTTCCCTTGCGGATGGGACGCACGGGATCAAGCCGAGGATTCCTCGGATCATGACCGCAACGGTTCCCGCAGAGCAGACCGGCGAGAAAGGGGACCCCGGACGGGGCGGCAGTGCCAATAGACAACAGCCGTCCCTCAGGAAAACTCGAAGAAAATTTTCCTTTCCGGGACTATTCCGGGACCAGATCGGTTTTTTGGCAAAAATAATGGGTTGCATGCGGTGGTAAAAACTGCATGCAACCCATTGATTTTCCTAGTGGAGCCAGCGTGGGGAATTGAACCCCAGACCTGCTGATTACGAATCAGCTGCTCTACCAACTGAGCTACGCTGGCCAATCGAAGAGCAGAGTTGATACACAATGGGATTCTGCCGGTCAAGGTTCAAATCAGCAAAGCGCTCCGATGGAGATGGCCGTACCGTGCTCACAGGCCTGGCATTTACCAGGAATAATTTACGATTACCCCCTGGAACCATCCCCAGCGCCTGCGCCCTGAATATTCACGCGCGTCCTGCAGCCTTACTGCTTCATGCAGGCCCGGCGTTAAGGCAGGCCTTGCCTGCGCATCGTACTTCAACCTTGACCTTGTAGCGTGCCTGTGCTTTCAATTCGAAAATTGCTCAACTGAGCCCGCCTACTGGAATCATGTCGTTCAGCGTCACTGGTCGTCGTCCCGGTCTGTCCGATGGAGAAGGATATTGCCGCAGCCAGCCAGTTCCAGTATAAGATTGCACGCAAATTCCTCCGTTGCGCAGGCTTTA of Fundidesulfovibrio putealis DSM 16056 contains these proteins:
- a CDS encoding relaxase/mobilization nuclease domain-containing protein; this encodes MFIAIEEEFAKTIGLSEHQRHCGVHKNTNNLHMHVAYNMIHPERLPRHDSPARSTPVGLCSSTWPTAV
- a CDS encoding plasmid mobilization protein; translation: MPTKKLALWCYVNTEEHSLISTSAERAGLSRSTYIKRVCLGQPTPSLEKQHARRELLKVNADLGRLGGLFKLCLSEKDTPIQELHTEVRRMLKQIEARQQELKAAIARI